One genomic window of Gossypium hirsutum isolate 1008001.06 chromosome D11, Gossypium_hirsutum_v2.1, whole genome shotgun sequence includes the following:
- the LOC107913243 gene encoding protein RALF-like 34: MASSSVLSKLLLPLFLTHIAVSISKTEAQVEDTRLKLVRDAFEWPLSMSFQGDLHDNEEGDEEVDDEVENGYSGRSLLWWKRMRYYISYGALSANRIPCPPRSGRSYYTHNCFKAHGPVHPYTRGCSRITRCRR, translated from the coding sequence ATGGCTTCTTCTTCGGTTCTCAGCAAGCTTCTTTTGCCCCTTTTCCTCACTCACATTGCCGTCTCGATCTCGAAAACCGAAGCTCAAGTTGAAGACACAAGGTTGAAGCTGGTGAGAGATGCTTTCGAATGGCCACTTTCAATGTCGTTTCAGGGTGACTTACACGACAATGAAGAAGGCGATGAGGAGGTAGATGATGAAGTTGAAAATGGGTATAGTGGTAGATCTTTGTTGTGGTGGAAGAGAATGAGGTATTACATTTCGTATGGGGCGCTTTCGGCTAACAGAATCCCATGTCCACCAAGGTCAGGCAGGTCTTATTATACTCACAACTGTTTCAAGGCTCATGGCCCTGTTCATCCTTATACCAGGGGATGTTCCAGGATCACTCGCTGCAGGAGATGA